The nucleotide window ACCCTCGAGGGCGAGAACATCAAGGCTGAATTCGACGGCACTATCGACGTGACTCCCTCTACTGACGCACCCGCCGACACTGCCCTGTCCGGTGCCATCGAGTCCGAAGATCTTGCAGCGACTGGACTGACCGGAGCAACCGGGGACCTCACACTCGACGGCGAGACTCTCGCCGGTGAAGGTGAAGGCACCGTCGAGGTGACGACCACTATCACCTTCCCGTGGGGCACCGAGGGTCAGTACAACGATGCCAAGCTCGGTGCGCTCAACTTCGCTGTGGACTACACCCTCACTCAGGTCCCCGGTAACTGATCCGTATCAGCTTCAGGGTGGGTTCGGCTGTTTCGGACCCACCCTTCGACTCTTCCTCAATCCCCGTCTCTACCTGAGGAGTACGCACATGTCTTTCCGTCGCGCAGTGTTCGCTGCCGCAGCCGCCGCTGCGGCCGGCGCACTGCTCATCGGCGGCGGAGCGACGTATGCGGCGTGGTCTGCTTCAACAGAGTCGGAGACCACAAAAGTCAGAGCGGGGACACTTGAGGCCGAAATCGCTCAGTCCGGGCCCACCAGTGTCTCGACCGGGTCGAACCCGAACATCGTCGTGCCTGCAGGAAGCAAAGGGATCATTCCCGGAGTCCAGGCTCAGCGGTGGACGTACACGGTTTCGAACTCGACTGAGTCCGCCACTGCGGCAGTGGGAACCCTAGACATTGCGGGAACCCCGTCGAGCGCCGATGACTACGCAGCCGTGCGAACCTATCTGCGGGCTTCCGCCACCGTCAACGGCACGAAGAAGGACATTCCCAGCTCCGCCTTTACCACTAGCGGGTTCACCCACAAGGTGGATCTGGGCAAGACTCTCAAGCCCGGTGGCACCGCGACCGTCACTCTCGATCTGTCAATGCCGGCAACTGCGACGAATTCGGCAGGGAAGAAGGTCGACGTCGCAGTCGAGCTTCTCAACCGGCGCAGCGCCAGTCTGGACGTCCAGTCCATTTTCACGATGAGAAACTCGCTACAACTCAAGCAGGCGGGCAAGCCTTGACGAGCCGCTTTCCGAAACCGACGCACCGCAGAGCGTGGATGATCACTGCAATCCTGGCTGCGTTGCTCCTGCTTGTTCCGGTTAGCGTCACGACGGCCTACCTCACCGACCGTGCAACGGCTGACCAGACCACGGGCGGAGTCGGCCGCTGGTGCTCGGTTCCCAATCCTGCTGAAAATCCCAACGTCTACCGGCTGAAGGACTTTCCTACTTATTCTTCAAACGGTTCCTCGATGATCATCGTCCCCGTTGTCCGTAATGGTGAGTTTGGATCAGGCGGAGGAGACGGACGCCTCGGAGTTAGGACTTGGGCCTGCGACTCCACTCGTCTGACCAATAACTCCACACTCAAGGTCACATCCTGGCGCAACTCTTCGGGATCCGGTTCGATCAATTGGAGAACACAAGCTTCGACTCTGGCAGCCAGCCGCCTGGATCCGGCCAGTGGCCTCGGAGCCAGGCTGTCTTTCCTGCACCGAGAAGGATCCACCTCACTTGCCGGAGCAGAACTCACTACAAATGATCGCCAGCTCTATTCGTGGATTGTGAGCTCCAACCGAACCAAGACGAACAGGGACGCTTTCCCTAGTTGTGCAACAAGTCTTTGTTGGATCAACATCGAGGCATACCCAACATTTTCGAACGCCTTCACAGGAGACACTTCCGGGAGTCGGACCCTCGACAACTCAGTCCAATATCTCGCCTCGAGTTACTGGATCAATGGCGGCGACTTCGACAAGTCCGCAGCT belongs to Brevibacterium spongiae and includes:
- a CDS encoding SipW-dependent-type signal peptide-containing protein; the encoded protein is MSFRRAVFAAAAAAAAGALLIGGGATYAAWSASTESETTKVRAGTLEAEIAQSGPTSVSTGSNPNIVVPAGSKGIIPGVQAQRWTYTVSNSTESATAAVGTLDIAGTPSSADDYAAVRTYLRASATVNGTKKDIPSSAFTTSGFTHKVDLGKTLKPGGTATVTLDLSMPATATNSAGKKVDVAVELLNRRSASLDVQSIFTMRNSLQLKQAGKP
- a CDS encoding alternate-type signal peptide domain-containing protein; the encoded protein is MKKSTKALIAGGIGVALLVGGASTVSFWTDEAEGGDGVISAGTLDLGTPAGGGWEISHEGDGSGTATDPVAFNPGSDQIVPGDILTYTQSIPVTLEGENIKAEFDGTIDVTPSTDAPADTALSGAIESEDLAATGLTGATGDLTLDGETLAGEGEGTVEVTTTITFPWGTEGQYNDAKLGALNFAVDYTLTQVPGN